The sequence below is a genomic window from Melioribacteraceae bacterium.
TGTGCATTTGTTGTAATTGCAATATTTGCAGCAATCAGGTTTACAGTAATCCATATGGACACGTATCCCGGTTGCCGGAAATATCTTACGTAATGAATCTCTTATGTAGGTCTCTTCATGATGCGATTGTTCAATAGTAAAGTAGTAAGGTAATATAAGGTGGAAATCCACAAATACTATCTCACCTGATTTCCGGAATCTTAAATGATGAATGTCAATCCAGTAGTCTTTCTTAATCTCTTCAAATAGATTTGTAATAGATTCCAGCATACTTATATCAGTTTCGTTCATTAGTCCGCTGATTGATTCTCTTATCAGCTTGTAACCGGTAAAAAGAATGTTGAATGCAACGACTATTGCTATTATGGGATCGAGCACTAAGTAACCTGTTATAAGTACTAACACTAATCCGGCAACTACTGCTATGCTTGTATATGAATCGGTCAGAACATGCTTCCCATCAGCAATTAATGTAAGTGAATTTGTTTTCTTCCCTTGTCTTATCAAATAGAGTCCGAGAAAAAGATTGACGATCCCTGCCAGTGCAATTATGGATGTGCCGATATCAAGCTGCTGCATCGATACACCTTGTAGTAGAGCGATAAGTGAGGAATAAATTATTGTGACTGCGGCAACTATAATCAGGAGTCCTTCAATTCCAGCAGAAAAGTATTCTATGTTTCCGTGCCCGTATAAATGAGATTCGTCAGCCGGTTTAGAACTTAGATAGATGCTGAACAAAGCCATTGATGTTGCTGCGACATGAACAACAGATTCAGCTGCATCCGAAAAAATTGCTGTTGAACCGGTTATCATGTATGCCGAAATTTTAGCGGCAAACATACTTAATCCAACTATCAGGGATAGCCAGGCAGCCCGTCGCTTAAGTGCAATATTTGATACGTTGAATTTCTCCATTACATTACTCAATTAACTTTCTGCAACTTAAAAAAAATAATTGGAAGAAAGAATCTGATTATGGCAGAATCTGCTTTTTTGTTCGAAAATGAAAGAATTTGTTTCTCACACTTAGGAATCTTTTTTTGATCCCGAAATAAAAAATCAATTAATTCGCTCATTTTCCAAACCCAAATTAGTCGTTTCATTGGCATGTAATGTGACTATTGAGGTGAACTAATAAAATTGAGATCAAGATGCATACTCAAATTCTGAAAAAATACCCTTTGTATGAAAGAAGTAATCTTATACCGATACTTCAGGATGTTCAGGAACAGTACGGATTTCTACCGGAAAAAGCTTTGAAAGATATTTCCTGCCATCTTTCAATTCCTCTTAGCAGCGTTTATGGTGTAGCTACTTTCTATAATCAATTCAGACTCACTCCACTTGGCAAGAATATTATAAGAGTTTGCAGAGGAACCGCATGCCATGTTAAAAATTCTGCCAATATATTAATTGCGCTCGAACACGAACTTGGAATTTGTGCCGGACAAACATCCCGCGACAAACTATTTACCCTCGAAACAGTTGCATGTATTGGTGCTTGCAGTATTGCACCGGTTATAAATATTAACGATGAATATTACGGCAGGATAACAGTTAAAGAAATACCTAAGATTATAAGTAAATACAGAAAAGAAGAAGCTCTTAAAAAAGAGAAGGTAATCGAGGTGGTTGAAGAATGAAAAATTATATTGATAAATGTTGCGACCAATGCTGGCATTCTATTGAAACTCCATGTGAGCAGTTTATTGCATGCTGTACTGACGGACCACTTTGTCATCAGGATGAAGTTTGTAAGACTAAATTTACCGGATTGTTTAAAACTCTGAAATATATCAGTCAGGATGTTCCTTTAATATTCATCGGTATGGGAACATGCGGGCTTGCGTCCGGCGCAGAAAAAGTAAGAAAAGTAATTGAAGAGGAATTAGAAAAAAATAAAATTGCCGCATCGATAATCCCAACCGGCTGTATCGGTTATTGTGCTAAAGAACCGATTGTTGACATAAAGCTACCGGGACAGGACAGAATATCGTATTGCGAAATATTTGTAAAGGATGTTCCGGATTTTATAAAGACAACGGTAATTCAAAAAGGTGTTTATAAAAAGAAATTGCTGGGTAAATACGGAATTGGAAACGAAACTGTTCCGTCAATGAACGATAATCCTTTTTTCAAAAGACAATTAAAAGTTGTTCTTGAAAATTGCGGTATCATAAATCCTAAATCGATTGACGAATATATTGCCAACGGAGGATTCAAAGCACTAGATAAAGCATTAAGAATTCTTACACCTGAAAAAGTAGTTGAAGAAATAAAAGTGAGCGGATTACGCGGTCGCGGAGGCGGAGGATTTTCAACAGGCCTTAAATGGGAAATGGCCCATAAAAAAGATTCCGAAACCAAGTACATAATCTGCAATGCCGATGAAGGTGATCCCGGCGCTTTCATGGACCGGTCGGTTCTTGAAAGTGACCCTTACAAAGTTGTTGAAGGTATGATTTTAGGCGGATATGCGATCGGTGCATCATTCGGATATATTTATTGCCGTGCTGAATATCCTCTTGCAATTGAAAGACTGCTGAATACAATTGAACGGTGCCGCGAATACGGACTTCTCGGTAAAAATATTCTCAACAGTGATTTTGATTTCGATCTCAAAATTAAAAAAGGTGCTGGTGCATTTGTATGCGGCGAAGAGACCGCGCTCATTGCTTCTATCGAAGGTAAGAGGGGAATGCCCCGGCCAAGACCTCCTTATCCTACCGATGCTGGATTATGGGGAAAACCGACTGTAATTAACAATGTAGAAACCTTCGCAAACATTACTTCAATTATCAATCGCGGATCCGGATGGTTTTCTTCTCTGGGTACTGAGAAAAGTAAAGGGACTAAAGTATTTGCACTGAGCGGTAAAATAGCTAATAGCGGCCTGGTTGAAATACCTATGGGTATACCTCTGAGGGATGTTGTATTCGATATCGGCGGTGGAATTCCGGATGGTAAGAAATTTAAAGCTGTGCAAATCGGCGGACCGTCGGGAGGATGCCTTCCAGAATCTGTTATGGATACTGTAGTTGATTATGAATCTCTTAAAAAAGTCGGCGCCATGATGGGATCCGGCGGTTTTGTGGTTATGGATGAAGATACCTGTATGGTGGATGTTGCAAAATATTTCCTTACGTTTATTCAGAATGAGAGCTGCGGTAAATGTGTTCCGTGCCGCGAGGGTACTAAAAGAATGCTCGAAATAATCGAAAGGATTCCTGTTAGCTACGGCTCGAACGGGAATAAACTCGATCAACTCCAAAGATTTAAAGGAATTATACATTTACAGAGACTCGCCGATGTAATCCGTGATACTTCATTATGCGGATTAGGACAGAGCGCACCAAACCCTGTAATCTCAGGTTTAACATATTTCCGTGAAGAATATGAAGAGCATTTATTCGAACGTAAATGTGAAGCGAAAGTCTGTAAAGAGCTTCTTACGTTTCAGATCGATCCTTCGATTTGTAACGGCTGCGGTGTCTGTTTGAGGAAATGTCCGGTAGAAGCAATTGTCGGCGAGAAAAAACAGGCGCATCATATAATTGAACTGAAATGCACTAAATGCGGAATGTGCTTTGAATCGTGCCGGTTCAATGCCATTGCTATAAATTAATACTGAAACGGAGCTTAGAATGGTAGAGTTGTTAATAAATGATATAAAGGTTAATGCCGAAGAAGGAATGACTATCCTTGATGCTGCTAAATCTGTCGGAATTCATATACCTACGCTATGTCATATGAAAGATATGTTCCCCACCGGAGCGTGCCGAATCTGCGTTGTTGAAGTTGATGGAATGAGAGGATTGATCCCGAGCTGTGCCTATCCCGTCGGAAAAGGGATTAAGGTTCAGACAAATTCACCGCGCGTCAGAATTGCCAGAAAAACTATCATCGAACTGCTTGTTGAAAATCACCCGCAGGATTGCCTTATATGCGTAAGAAACAAGAATTGCGAATTACAGGACCTATCCGAGAAATATTCGATCCGGGAACACAGGTACACAGGTGTTAGGAAGGATCATGCAATAGATATTTCAAGTGCATCTATGGAAAGGGACCCTGCTAAATGTATACTCTGCGGCAGATGTGTTAGAACCTGCAATGAGGTTCAGAAAATCGGAGCTATCGATTTTACAAACAGAGGTTTCATAAGCAATGTTACTACACCTTTTAACAAAGGACTAAATGTTAGCGATTGTATCCTTTGCGGGCAATGTATTCTTGTTTGTCCTACCGCGGCTTTGAGAGAGAAGAGTCATTCGAAAGAAGTAATGAATGTATTGAACGATAAAACAATATTTACTATCGCTCAGATAGCTCCTGCCGTAAGAGCTACTCTTGGTGAAGAGTATAATATGCCACTGGGTGCAAATGTTACCGGACAGCTGATAAGCGGTTTAAAAAGGCTCGGTTTCAAGAAAGTATTCGATACTAATTTTGCAGCTGATTTAACAATTATGGAAGAAGCGACAGAGCTCATATCCAGAATTTCCGACAACGGTTCTTTACCTATGTTTACTAGCTGCTGCCCGGGATGGGTGAAGTATATTGAGCAGAACCGCCCCGAATTGCTGGAACATGTTTCAACTTGTAAATCTCCTCATGAAATGGAAGGAGCAATTCTTAAAACCTACTATGCAAAAAAGATGGGATTGAAACCGGAAAATATTTATGTCGTTTCCATTATGCCCTGTACGGTCAAAAAGTACGAATCGAACCGGCCCGAACTTACC
It includes:
- a CDS encoding NADH-dependent [FeFe] hydrogenase, group A6, with protein sequence MVELLINDIKVNAEEGMTILDAAKSVGIHIPTLCHMKDMFPTGACRICVVEVDGMRGLIPSCAYPVGKGIKVQTNSPRVRIARKTIIELLVENHPQDCLICVRNKNCELQDLSEKYSIREHRYTGVRKDHAIDISSASMERDPAKCILCGRCVRTCNEVQKIGAIDFTNRGFISNVTTPFNKGLNVSDCILCGQCILVCPTAALREKSHSKEVMNVLNDKTIFTIAQIAPAVRATLGEEYNMPLGANVTGQLISGLKRLGFKKVFDTNFAADLTIMEEATELISRISDNGSLPMFTSCCPGWVKYIEQNRPELLEHVSTCKSPHEMEGAILKTYYAKKMGLKPENIYVVSIMPCTVKKYESNRPELTEEHLPDVDAVLTTRELVRLFKMAGIDFDELPEEEFDNPLGESTGAAAIFGTSGGVMEAALRTAYSKLTGTELKKLELTDIRGNSGIKESSVTINGLQINVAVVNGIGNVKPVLDQIEKGESKYHFIEVMACPGGCINGGGQPIHQKPEKIKKRVQALYDIDTKMKNRRSHENESVKKLYKEFLGEPNGHAAHEILHTKYVNRKKVLEEV
- a CDS encoding cation diffusion facilitator family transporter encodes the protein MEKFNVSNIALKRRAAWLSLIVGLSMFAAKISAYMITGSTAIFSDAAESVVHVAATSMALFSIYLSSKPADESHLYGHGNIEYFSAGIEGLLIIVAAVTIIYSSLIALLQGVSMQQLDIGTSIIALAGIVNLFLGLYLIRQGKKTNSLTLIADGKHVLTDSYTSIAVVAGLVLVLITGYLVLDPIIAIVVAFNILFTGYKLIRESISGLMNETDISMLESITNLFEEIKKDYWIDIHHLRFRKSGEIVFVDFHLILPYYFTIEQSHHEETYIRDSLRKIFPATGIRVHMDYCKPDCCKYCNYNKCTERKDEKKIEFSWDARKLIGNPVYEID
- a CDS encoding NADH-ubiquinone oxidoreductase-F iron-sulfur binding region domain-containing protein, whose protein sequence is MKNYIDKCCDQCWHSIETPCEQFIACCTDGPLCHQDEVCKTKFTGLFKTLKYISQDVPLIFIGMGTCGLASGAEKVRKVIEEELEKNKIAASIIPTGCIGYCAKEPIVDIKLPGQDRISYCEIFVKDVPDFIKTTVIQKGVYKKKLLGKYGIGNETVPSMNDNPFFKRQLKVVLENCGIINPKSIDEYIANGGFKALDKALRILTPEKVVEEIKVSGLRGRGGGGFSTGLKWEMAHKKDSETKYIICNADEGDPGAFMDRSVLESDPYKVVEGMILGGYAIGASFGYIYCRAEYPLAIERLLNTIERCREYGLLGKNILNSDFDFDLKIKKGAGAFVCGEETALIASIEGKRGMPRPRPPYPTDAGLWGKPTVINNVETFANITSIINRGSGWFSSLGTEKSKGTKVFALSGKIANSGLVEIPMGIPLRDVVFDIGGGIPDGKKFKAVQIGGPSGGCLPESVMDTVVDYESLKKVGAMMGSGGFVVMDEDTCMVDVAKYFLTFIQNESCGKCVPCREGTKRMLEIIERIPVSYGSNGNKLDQLQRFKGIIHLQRLADVIRDTSLCGLGQSAPNPVISGLTYFREEYEEHLFERKCEAKVCKELLTFQIDPSICNGCGVCLRKCPVEAIVGEKKQAHHIIELKCTKCGMCFESCRFNAIAIN
- the nuoE gene encoding NADH-quinone oxidoreductase subunit NuoE, with amino-acid sequence MHTQILKKYPLYERSNLIPILQDVQEQYGFLPEKALKDISCHLSIPLSSVYGVATFYNQFRLTPLGKNIIRVCRGTACHVKNSANILIALEHELGICAGQTSRDKLFTLETVACIGACSIAPVININDEYYGRITVKEIPKIISKYRKEEALKKEKVIEVVEE